In Penaeus monodon isolate SGIC_2016 chromosome 41, NSTDA_Pmon_1, whole genome shotgun sequence, a single genomic region encodes these proteins:
- the LOC119598416 gene encoding uncharacterized histidine-rich protein DDB_G0274557-like translates to MTRPPGDHHHEDDHHDHHDDHHEDHHHEDDHHDDHQHEEHHRTIKPRRPPHEEHHEDDHHHDHQHEKHHDHHHHHDHHQHEEHHEDDHHDDHQHEEHHDDDHHNDHRMRNTMRTTITMTTNTRAP, encoded by the exons ATGACCCGACCACCTGGCGACCACCACCATGAGGACGACCATCATGACCACCATGACGACCACCATGAAGACCATCACCATGAGGACGACCATCACGACGACCATCAGCATGAAGAGCACCATAGGACGATCAAACCCCGACGACCACCA CATGAGGAGCACCATGAGGAtgaccaccaccacgaccaccagcACGAAAAGcatcacgaccaccaccaccatcacgaCCACCACCAACATGAAGAGCACCATGAGGACGACCATCACGACGACCATCAGCACGAAGAGCACCATGATGACGACCATCACAACGACCATCGCATGAGGAACACCATGAGGACGACCATCACTATGACCACCAACACGAGGGCACCATGA